From Aspergillus fumigatus Af293 chromosome 3, whole genome shotgun sequence, a single genomic window includes:
- a CDS encoding DEAD/DEAH box helicase: MESFDVTDISNALKEVTGEKINKNVEASNLAREKGWVLPEQYDYTKYNSGSAEKPEEVTEQSEIPEWAAKAAKYEWNDEFGDVGPPNKELEDMLFRNEFINRAGLKIGNLQKIDVIAESRERPHPVKNFDDAGLHPIMRENIRLCNYEVPTPIQAYAIPAVLTGHDLIAIAQTGSGKTAAFLIPVLSQLMGKAKKLAAPRPNLANGFDPSVDAVRAEPLVLIVAPTRELSTQIFDEARRLCYRSMLRPCVVYGGAPVREQREELQKGCDILIGTPGRLLDFMDKPHVLSLRRVKYTIIDEADELLLSDWESDFTRIMSGGDVNEDADHRYMMFSATFNRECRRLARKFLAEDHVRIRIGRPGSTHINVDQTIIYAEDHLKKQCLYDLLLAMPPSRTLIFVNTKIQADFLDDFLYNMGLPSTSIHSDRTQREREDALRSFRSARCPIMVATGVSARGLDIKNVMHVVNFDLPSAAHGGITEYIHRIGRTARIGNEGLATSFYNDKNSDIAPDLVKILIETGQKVPDFLESYKPADDVVKFDDDTDDEAADGDDNVITNNDDAGTVWSGIPMESSSDDAPVSTDWE, from the exons ATGGAGAGCTTCGATGTCACGGACATTAGCAATGCGCTCAAGGAAGTGACCGGCGAAAAGATAAACAAAAACGTCGAAGCTTCCAATCTCGCTCGTGAGAAGGGATGGGTTCTACCCGAGCAGTACGACTACACCAAGTACAACAGTGGTTCTGCTGAGAAGCCGGAAGAGGTCACTGAACAAAGTGAAATCCCGGAGTGGGCTGCCAAAGCTGCTAAGTATGAATGGAACGATGAGTTCGGTGATGTCGGTCCTCCCAACAAAGAACTCGAGGATATGTTGTTCCGTAACGAGTTCATCAATCGTGCTGGCCTCAAGATTGGCAA TCTACAGAAGATCGATGTCATTGCTGAAAGTAGAGAGCGTCCTCACCCAGTCAAGAAC TTTGACGACGCTGGTCTCCATCCTATTATGCGCGAGAACATTCGTCTATGCAACTATGAGGTCCCAACGCCTATCCAGGCCTACGCCATTCCTGCTGTTCTTACCGGTCATGATCTGATTGCCATTGCCCAGACGG GTTCTGGTAAAACGGCAGCTTTTCTGATTCCTGTGCTTTCCCAGCTTATGGGCAAGGCCAAAAAGCTAGCAGCCCCCCGTCCTAACTTGGCCAACGGCTTTGATCCTTCAGTCGATGCTGTTCGTGCCGAGCCACTGGTGCTTATCGTTGCACCAACCAGAGAATTATCCACTCAGATTTTCGACGAGGCTCGTCGTCTATGCTATCGCTCTATGTTGCGCCCCTGCGTCGTTTACGGTGGCGCTCCCGTGCGTGAGCAGCGTGAGGAACTCCAGAAGGGCTGTGACATTCTCATCGGTACTCCAGGCAGACTGCTGGACTTTATGGACAAGCCTCATGTCCTTTCTCTTCGCCGGGTCAA GTATACCATCATCGATGAAgccgatgagcttcttctctcGGACTGGGAATCCGACTTCACCAGAATCATGTCTGGCGGAG ACGTGAACGAGGATGCAGATCATCGTTACATGATGTTCTCTGCAACCTTCAACCGCGAATGTCGTCGTTTGGCCCGCAAATTCCTTGCGGAAGACCATGTTCGTATCCGCATTGGACGCCCTGGCAGCACCCACATAAACGTCGATCAGACC ATCATCTATGCCGAGGATCACCTTAAAAAGCAATGCCTTTACGACCTTCTTCTGGCAATGCCGCCATCGCGGACCTTGATCTTTGTCAACACGAAAATTCAGGCCGATTTTCTCGATGATTTTCTATACAACATGGGTCTTCCGAGCACCTCTATCCATTCCGATCGGACTCAGCGTGAACGTGAGGATGCTCT GCGTTCCTTCCGAAGTGCTAGATGCCCTATCATGGTGGCCACTGGCGTCTCGGCTCGTGGACTTGACATCAAGAACGTTATGCACGTCGTCAATTTCGATTTGCCGAGTGCCGCCCATGGTGGCATCACTGAGTATATTCATCGTATTG GACGTACTGCACGCATTGGCAACGAAGGCCTTGCAACCTCCTTTTACAATGACAAAAACTCCGATATCGCCCCCGACCTCGTGAAGATCTTGATTGAAACCGGCCAGAAGGTCCCCGATTTCCTTGAGTCCTATAAACCTGCCGATGACGTGG